Below is a genomic region from Marinobacter salarius.
CAGCCAAGGACCATATTTCCCCAATAATTCAATCTCTTTTTCTTCACCTGTTCTATCAGGGGCGCCAAGAAGACTCACTACATCATCTGGTGTCATCGAAGCCTCAAGACCAAATGGCAAAGATGATGATGGTTTAGCTTGCAGGAAAATGGTCTCAACTACCCCATTGGTATCCAAGCCCATCTCCCATAAACCATTTGTAGACTCGACGTGATGGGAATACACACCGTGCCCCTCATCCTCTTCCATTACAGTTCGCGTGAAAGAGTCGTCCTCTTCAGCAGTAAAGGTTTTTCCAAGAAGATCTATGACATTCAACATATCGTGTAACGCCCGCCATCACCGGTGGCAAAACCGGAGCGAAGCGGAGGTTTTGGCATCCGGTGCATGGCCTGGTTACACCTCACTCAGGTCAGTGAAGCTGATTGAAAACTTCCGGGTGTTGCTCAGCAATGCGCAAAAGAGCAACCGCTGGACCCTGTGGTTCCCTACGCCCCTGCTCCCAATCCTGAAGGGTTCTCATACTCACGCCCATAAGACCGGCAAACGCAGATTGAGACATTTTCAACTTCAGCCTAATCACTTTCGGCGGTGAGGGCTCCGATAGCTCATGGGTTCGTAGAGCCAATTTGCCTTTCTTGAATTGCTTGATTTCATTGATACCGTCAAGAATCTCTGCCCCAAGGTTCCTGTCACCCATTTTTGATCGCCTCCGCTATCTGTTTGAGCGTATGGCCAGGAATACTGGCACGCTCTGATTTACTGTACAGCGTGAGCATCCATATCTCGTGGTCAGATTTCTTCCAGTAATAAATGGCTCTGATACCACTGCTCTTTCCCGAACCCGCCGGTGCCCACCGAACCTTGCGAACACCACCTGAACCTTTAATCAGATCCCCGGCATCCGGCTTCTGCAAAAGGTAGTTTTGAAGTCCTCGGTACTCCTCATCCGTGAGGTAGTTCGACAACAACTTGGTGAACGTTGAGGTTTCGATGAATAGCATGACCAAAATATACGGCAATGCCGTATAATGATCAAGACTGCCTCAGTGAGGTGCAACGCTGAGGTAACCGACGCCGGAGCGTCAGCGGAGGGCACCATAAGCGGTACGCTTTTAGTGGCAATGATAGGGCTTTGAGCCTGCGTGGCAGCATTGCCCGGGAGGGCTGTCTTTGCGACAACCACCCCCATGAGCAAATACCGTCGACGCGAATAAAATGAGAACCAAACTTAGCATTATTTTTTTCATGATCATTCTCCAGAATTGAGACGCTAGCGCACGATAAAACCTCCATGTTCTTTGCCCTCCAACTATCTCGGCACAACCTGAAAAATGTAGGCGAAATGTACGTAAAGCGCCATAACGCTAGGCGGCAGGGGCGCGGCGTCAGGCGCGCCCCTTGACCGCACTTGTTACAAGCTTACTCAAAAACCGGCCGCATAAAACTGCGCTCACAGCTTAGTACACAACGAGTTTCTTCGGCGTATTTGAATGCGGCTTGGCAATCGGAGTCTTTGAACGAGGCTTCACGGTATTTTTCGTAGGCTGCCAGAGACTCGAAGGTGAATAACGCGATAGCGATATTGTTGGCACCCTCGGACGGCAGAAAATACCCATGATGCTGACCGCCGAATTTCTGGACCAAGGGTATCCACATTTTCGAGTAGCGCTCGAACTCGGCGGCTTTGTAGGGATCTATAACGTACTTTAAGTAGCAGGTAACCACTTGAACTCCCTTTCAGTTGACCTTGTAACGCCCTGGTTTAGCGGCGCCCCGACAAGGGCGTCCGGTGGAGGCCGTAGGCCGGAACGCACTACAACCATTTGTTAGATGGGCATACTTCCGACAATGCGGTTTGAACATGTGCACGCCCCCTTTCGCCGGGATCTTCCTCCAACTCAAGATCTTCAAAGGCAACAAACAGACGCCAAAAGCCTTCTGGGGCTTCCCACGCACGCCTAACCATGAGCTGAGTCATGGCAGAGCTAGCCACAGCAAACGGCAGCCGAGATTCGATAAATGAGCTAGCAATGGACTGGGCAGCCTCAAGTAAGGCCGTGTCGTTTCGGCCTGCAACCTCATACCATTCCTCAACTAATTCCGGCACGTTAACCGGCGATGACTCAAGTTGTTTGAGAAGTTCGCTCATGGTTTTCTGCCAATCTAACGCCTGAGTTAAGCCGACTTGCGTAGAGGAGCCGGCGACGTGGCAAGCTTAACCTGCCACGGCGACGGTGGAACGAAGCAAGTTCGGCTTGAACGAATTGTTAGGCTTGCTAGCCAGGTAGCTTTGCCGCAAGTACATCAACGTTTTCGATGGACGGGGGCTCGGAGAACAATTCACCTGCCTTTGCCATCAACGCGGCTGCGACCTTGCCGGAGAGATGGGCCTGCCGACCCGCTTCATCCGGGAAAGCATCAAAGATTCCGAAAGTGCTTGGTCCAAGGCGAATGCCAAACCACGCAGTGGTGGCAGGCTCCTCATTGACGATGGGAAGGCCACTCACAAGGAAGCTCTCAACCTCTTTCTCTTTTCCGGGTTTCGCTTCAAGGCGAACGAACAAGGCTACTTTGACCATGGTATGTCTCCTGTTGTTTAAACGACATCACGATATGCGATGTTCTCTTGCAAGTCTAACAGCGTATTATACGAACCCGTTCGTATATCACCCATTCGTATAACTCCAATTTCAGCCGCGCTGTCCGATTTAATAAATCACTTTAAAATCAAAACCTAACCAGAACCTTCCACGGCTACCGCCGGAGTTATACGCCCTTGTTCGCCTCTAAGCTCCCCCCAAACATGGGCGTATAACTCCACAACACTATAGTCTGGTTCCAACAGTATCAGATACTTACAAGGGGTTCCCGCTCCTAACCTGGAGTTTTGCGAACCGGTTCGTATAACTCCAGCGTGCAATATCGGTTGTAGGTTTGGCCTTTTCGACATTCAGGGGCTCGCGGAAACGCTAAAACATCGGTGTACAACAAGCTCGCCCAACGATAATGCTAAACTGGCCGCAGATTTATACCACCTCCAAAAGCAGGGCAACGCATTGAGCCAACTGAAACCTCTCGTTTCCAGGGAATGGCAAGCTTTCTGGCTGGCCATCGGGTTCCTGACACGCATTCCGATGCTGGTGCGTATCGACTATTCCCCCCGCCTGATGAATCAGTGCAGTGTCTACTTCCCTCTGGTGGGGCTGGTGCTCGGCGTTATTTATGCGGGGCTGTACATGGCTGTTGTGCAGCTTTGGAGCCCGCTGGTCAGTCTAATCCTTATTCTGGGTTTTCACCTGTGGATTACCGGCGCGTTCCACGAGGATGGATTGGCCGACAGTATCGATGCGTTGGGCGGCGGGTATACCCTGGAGGCCAGGTTGCGGATCATGAAGGACAGCCGCATCGGCACCTACGGTACGGTGGCGCTGGTGGTGGCGTTGGTGCTGAAACTTGCGCTGCTGGCTGAAGCCCAACCGGTGTGGCTGGCGCTGATCCTGGCCCCGATGGTGTCGCGTCTCGCGCCACTGATGATTATGGGCTTCCTGCCGTATGTGACCGACCCGGACAAGAGCAAGAGCAAGCCGGTAGCGGAAGATTTTTCGCGTTCACGACTGGCGATTGCCACCGTGTTCACTGCGATTGTCTCTCTGACCCTCATCCCGTTTGAGACCAGAGCCCTGCTGTGGCTCGTTATCGCCACGCTGGGTACGGCCATTGTCTGGGGCGGGTATCTGCGCCGGCAGCTGGGTGGTTATACCGGCGACACCCTCGGGGCCAGTGTGATGTTTGCGGAGCTGGTCCTACTGCTTGGGCTTGCGATGTAAAGGCTCAACGATCAGTTCCGAATTCGGCGAGTTTTTCCCGGTTTCGCTGGTACACTTTCTATCATGGACACATTAACGGATGACCTTTGCTACC
It encodes:
- a CDS encoding helix-turn-helix domain-containing protein, with the translated sequence MGDRNLGAEILDGINEIKQFKKGKLALRTHELSEPSPPKVIRLKLKMSQSAFAGLMGVSMRTLQDWEQGRREPQGPAVALLRIAEQHPEVFNQLH
- a CDS encoding type II toxin-antitoxin system RelE/ParE family toxin, which translates into the protein MLFIETSTFTKLLSNYLTDEEYRGLQNYLLQKPDAGDLIKGSGGVRKVRWAPAGSGKSSGIRAIYYWKKSDHEIWMLTLYSKSERASIPGHTLKQIAEAIKNG
- a CDS encoding NIPSNAP family protein; translated protein: MVTCYLKYVIDPYKAAEFERYSKMWIPLVQKFGGQHHGYFLPSEGANNIAIALFTFESLAAYEKYREASFKDSDCQAAFKYAEETRCVLSCERSFMRPVFE
- a CDS encoding putative quinol monooxygenase, which encodes MVKVALFVRLEAKPGKEKEVESFLVSGLPIVNEEPATTAWFGIRLGPSTFGIFDAFPDEAGRQAHLSGKVAAALMAKAGELFSEPPSIENVDVLAAKLPG
- the cobS gene encoding adenosylcobinamide-GDP ribazoletransferase → MSQLKPLVSREWQAFWLAIGFLTRIPMLVRIDYSPRLMNQCSVYFPLVGLVLGVIYAGLYMAVVQLWSPLVSLILILGFHLWITGAFHEDGLADSIDALGGGYTLEARLRIMKDSRIGTYGTVALVVALVLKLALLAEAQPVWLALILAPMVSRLAPLMIMGFLPYVTDPDKSKSKPVAEDFSRSRLAIATVFTAIVSLTLIPFETRALLWLVIATLGTAIVWGGYLRRQLGGYTGDTLGASVMFAELVLLLGLAM